TGGCATCGCCCAAGATGATGCCGTGGTTCTTAGCGCCCATATTGGATTGCACCCGCTTGCCATTCTTGCCAGCCCGCTCGTAAATGTACTTGCCTGCCTGGTCTGAGCCCACAAAGGACACTGCCTTAATTTCGGGAGCATCGCAGATGAAGTTCACAGCGTCATGTTGGCCATGGATTACGTTGACGACACCCGGCGGACAGCCAGCTTCGTTAAGAAGCTCCATCAGCAACATGGTTGCACCAGGCACACGTTCCGATGGCTTCAGCAGCATAGTGTTACCGGTGGTGATGGCCACCGGGAACATCCACAGCGGTATCATGGCCGGGAAATTGAACGGCGCAACTCCAGCGGTTACTCCGAGGGGCAGCACCAGTGAGTACGTATCCATGTCCCTGGCCACGTTGGCTACTGTTTCGCCCATCTGCAGAGATGGGATGCTGCAGCAATGTTCCACCACCTGAAGGCCGCGGAGCACGTCGCCCTCTGCGTCGGCCAAGGTTTTGCCCTGCTCCTTGGTAATGTTCTTGGCCAGCTCGCCCATGTTCTCCTTGATGAGAGCCTGCAGCTTGAACATCACCTGCTGGCGGGTGAGGACCGACTGGTTGCTCCACGAGCGGAAAGCCTTCTTGTTCGACTCAAGGGCCGCCTGCATCTCCGCCTGTGTGGCCTTGGGCACGCGGGTGACCACTTGGTTGGTGGCTGGATCGTGCACATCAATCCATTCGTTCGTCTTCGACTCAACGAACTTGCCGTCGATGAAGAGCTTGGTGGTGGGAGCGGCTGAGGAGTAGGACCTCTTTGCCAGATGGCGGGCCTGGTGATAAAGGAGGGACATGAGTCGGTAAACAGCCAGTGCAATGGGTATGAACTTTGATCGCTAAGCGTTCTTCAATTTCCCTACTTCCATGTATACTAAACCAAAAATGTACTATTAGTCCGCCTGACTTTCATTTGCTTTGCAAATTGCCTAGTGCTCGCAATCCTAACCTCAACGGCCGGACAATTCCGTTTAATGTGGGGTGAGGTCtatttttttgggttttgatAACTTGAGTGGTATTGTGTGGGGGGTGGGGTGGGGGGAGAGGGGGTGGTCACCCGCTAACTCTTATCAGTGTCCATCTGGCAAATTTGAGATTTTTATGGCGCGACTGGCGTGGAAAGGTACCGCTTATCGCGTTTTATTGGATTTCACGTCAACTCAAACATTGTACCGCTAAATCCCCCGCGAATTCGCCCTGTGCGCTTTATCTGCTTAACATTCTGGTTCTAGTTCTTCTTCTTCCGCTTCGTAGCGACGTATTGCGTAACATGTGTTGTTTTCAACTGCCCGTTCGCCGCTCACACTCGTGGGGCAATTCAATCACTAGTGGGTGGAGTGTGAGAAATTGGCGCCCAAAGTGCATACATTACATGCCCAAGGCCAATTACATCACCAATTACCGAATTCACAGCCACACAAGTGTCAGAGAGAACGAGAGAGAGCACCATACCGATCCAAATGCTGATGGATGGATgcacgt
The Drosophila mauritiana strain mau12 chromosome X, ASM438214v1, whole genome shotgun sequence DNA segment above includes these coding regions:
- the LOC117148661 gene encoding probable methylmalonate-semialdehyde dehydrogenase [acylating], mitochondrial, whose product is MSLVRLIGAEARHLAKRSYSSAAPTTKLFIDGKFVESKTNEWIDVHDPATNQVVTRVPKATQAEMQAALESNKKAFRSWSNQSVLTRQQVMFKLQALIKENMGELAKNITKEQGKTLADAEGDVLRGLQVVEHCCSIPSLQMGETVANVARDMDTYSLVLPLGVTAGVAPFNFPAMIPLWMFPVAITTGNTMLLKPSERVPGATMLLMELLNEAGCPPGVVNVIHGQHDAVNFICDAPEIKAVSFVGSDQAGKYIYERAGKNGKRVQSNMGAKNHGIILGDANKENTLNQLAGAAFGAAGQRCMALSTAVFVGDAQAWIPDLVERAQKLKVNAGHVPGTDVGPVISAASRQRINDLIESGVKEGAKLILDGRKITVPGYEDGYFVGPTILSDVTPSMKCYTEEIFGPVLVILKADTLDDAIGIVNANPYGNGTAVFTTNGAAARKFVNEIDAGQVGVNVPIPVPLPMFSFTGTRGSFRGDHHFYGKQGIKFYTQTKTVTQLWRETDVTHTQAAVAMPTMK